A stretch of Nonomuraea africana DNA encodes these proteins:
- a CDS encoding DUF2255 family protein, with the protein MNAFADVVEIVMRVRHPDGRWSARPVWVVVVDGDAYVRSAFGHRGAWYRRVLAHAATEVDLGGVILPVRLEPVDEPALVHRVSAGYRAKYALAWPGPVATMTAPEAAGTTMRLADVGEVPELPA; encoded by the coding sequence ATGAACGCTTTCGCAGACGTCGTGGAGATCGTGATGCGGGTACGGCACCCGGACGGCAGGTGGTCGGCCAGACCGGTCTGGGTGGTGGTGGTCGACGGCGACGCCTATGTCCGCTCCGCCTTCGGCCACCGCGGCGCGTGGTACCGCAGGGTCCTCGCGCACGCGGCGACGGAGGTCGACCTGGGCGGGGTGATCCTGCCCGTGCGGCTGGAACCGGTGGACGAGCCGGCGCTGGTCCACCGGGTCTCCGCGGGCTACCGGGCGAAGTACGCGCTGGCCTGGCCCGGCCCGGTGGCGACGATGACCGCGCCCGAGGCCGCCGGGACCACGATGCGGCTAGCGGATGTCGGGGAGGTCCCTGAGCTGCCTGCGTGA
- a CDS encoding ATP-binding protein, whose translation MSLVGRRDEMGRVGALIDDARRGRGGALVLRGEPGIGKTALLRHAEESATGFLVMQASGAEFEMELPFAALHQLCAPVLDNVTALPPPHRKALEVAFGLDTGTPDPFLVGIATLGLLVETVRERPLLCLVDDAQWLDHASARALAFLARRVAAERVAVVFSLREPSRLPELDELPGLTLQGLGETDARALLAAAIRAPLDERVRDRVLAEARGNPLALLELPRSAGLAEMAGGFALPSSVPGVIEQSFRARLELLPPQARLLLTVAAADPVGDPGLLWQAVDLLGIEPSATAAAASLVDFGTRIRFSHPLARSAVYRAASSAERQRAHEALAAVTDPVADPDRLAWHRAQASVGPDEEVAAELERSAARAQARGGVAAAAAFLERSAALTLTPGLRVERVLAAAQAKLSVGAFDVAADLLTTAETASLGERHLARIDLLRGKLSFVRRRGGEGPTTYLLRAADRLAGADPAWSRACYLDAMEMGILIGGLDPVVAAARQAPPAPQPPSSADAVLDGLVSLATDGHLAAAAVLRPIVGEVDDEVWTRRPSLGFMLAAELWDYDALHGIAARIVAAGRESGSFHMLPIGLAMLATAAVHAGDFGAAMEMISEEEAIAAATGASPLVYPRIHLAALRGRRREAVALFEEVLSASQRMSLSVQWATAVLNNGLADYPAALNAARQAVARGDLGLSGLALPELVEAAVRCGEPELAGTALRTLAEHTQAGQQAWGLGVEAYSRALVTGDEDAYREAVDHLDGSRVAIYRARAHLLYGEWLRRQGRRRDARERLRTAHELLSDLGAEAFADRAAGELRATGEHARSRSSQASDQLTLQEVHIARLVADGGSSKEVAAKLFLSPRTVDAHLRNIFRKLGLTSRRQLRDLPDIR comes from the coding sequence ATGTCGCTGGTAGGACGAAGAGATGAGATGGGGCGCGTCGGCGCGCTGATCGACGACGCCCGGCGAGGACGGGGCGGCGCCCTGGTGCTGCGCGGTGAGCCCGGCATCGGCAAGACCGCGCTGCTGAGACACGCCGAGGAGAGCGCGACCGGCTTCCTGGTCATGCAGGCCTCCGGCGCGGAGTTCGAGATGGAGTTGCCGTTCGCCGCCCTGCACCAGCTGTGCGCGCCGGTCCTGGACAACGTCACGGCGCTCCCCCCGCCGCACCGCAAGGCCCTGGAGGTCGCCTTCGGCCTGGACACCGGCACGCCCGATCCCTTCCTCGTCGGCATCGCGACCCTGGGCCTGCTGGTCGAGACGGTGCGCGAGCGGCCGCTGCTGTGCCTGGTCGACGACGCGCAGTGGCTCGACCACGCCTCGGCCAGGGCACTGGCCTTCCTGGCCCGCAGGGTCGCCGCGGAACGGGTGGCCGTGGTGTTCTCCCTGCGGGAACCCAGCCGGCTGCCCGAACTCGACGAGCTACCCGGCCTGACTCTCCAGGGTCTGGGGGAGACGGACGCCCGCGCGCTGCTGGCCGCCGCGATCCGCGCCCCGCTGGACGAGCGCGTGCGCGACCGCGTCCTGGCCGAGGCGCGCGGCAACCCGCTGGCGCTGCTGGAGCTGCCCAGGAGCGCGGGCCTGGCCGAGATGGCCGGCGGCTTCGCGCTTCCCTCCTCCGTGCCGGGCGTGATCGAGCAGAGCTTCCGCGCCCGGCTGGAACTGCTGCCGCCGCAGGCCCGGCTGCTGCTGACCGTCGCGGCGGCCGACCCGGTCGGCGACCCCGGCCTGCTGTGGCAGGCGGTCGACCTGCTGGGCATCGAGCCGTCCGCGACCGCCGCGGCCGCCTCGCTGGTCGACTTCGGCACCAGGATCCGCTTCAGCCACCCCCTCGCGCGGTCGGCGGTCTACCGGGCCGCCTCCTCGGCTGAGCGGCAGCGGGCGCACGAGGCGCTGGCCGCGGTGACCGACCCCGTCGCCGACCCCGATCGGCTGGCCTGGCACCGCGCGCAGGCCAGCGTGGGCCCCGACGAGGAGGTCGCGGCCGAGCTCGAACGGTCCGCCGCCCGTGCCCAGGCAAGGGGCGGCGTGGCCGCCGCCGCGGCCTTCCTCGAACGTTCGGCGGCGCTCACGCTCACTCCCGGCCTGCGGGTCGAGCGGGTACTCGCCGCGGCCCAGGCCAAGCTCTCGGTCGGCGCGTTCGACGTGGCGGCCGACCTGCTCACCACCGCCGAGACCGCCTCGCTCGGGGAGCGCCATCTGGCCAGGATCGACCTGCTGCGCGGGAAGCTCTCGTTCGTCCGCCGCCGGGGCGGCGAGGGACCCACGACCTACCTGCTGCGCGCGGCCGACCGGCTGGCCGGCGCCGATCCGGCGTGGTCACGGGCCTGCTACCTGGACGCGATGGAGATGGGCATCCTGATCGGCGGCCTCGACCCGGTGGTGGCGGCCGCCCGTCAGGCCCCGCCCGCTCCGCAGCCGCCCTCCAGCGCGGACGCGGTCCTGGACGGCCTGGTCAGCCTGGCCACCGACGGGCACCTGGCCGCGGCCGCCGTCCTGCGGCCGATCGTCGGGGAGGTCGACGACGAGGTGTGGACCCGGCGGCCGTCGCTGGGCTTCATGCTGGCCGCGGAACTGTGGGACTACGACGCCCTGCACGGCATCGCCGCCCGTATCGTGGCGGCCGGCCGCGAGTCCGGATCGTTCCACATGCTGCCGATCGGCCTGGCCATGCTGGCCACCGCCGCCGTCCACGCGGGCGACTTCGGCGCCGCCATGGAGATGATCTCGGAGGAGGAGGCGATCGCCGCGGCCACCGGCGCGTCGCCGCTGGTCTACCCGCGCATCCACCTGGCCGCCCTGCGTGGCCGCCGCAGGGAGGCCGTCGCGCTGTTCGAGGAGGTGCTCTCGGCGAGCCAGCGGATGAGCCTCAGCGTCCAGTGGGCGACCGCCGTCCTCAACAACGGCCTGGCCGACTACCCGGCGGCGCTGAACGCCGCCCGGCAGGCCGTCGCGCGCGGCGATCTGGGCCTGTCCGGGCTGGCGTTGCCCGAGCTCGTCGAGGCGGCCGTCCGCTGCGGCGAACCCGAGCTGGCCGGTACGGCGCTGCGCACGCTGGCCGAGCACACCCAGGCCGGGCAGCAGGCGTGGGGGCTGGGGGTCGAGGCCTATTCGCGGGCGTTGGTCACCGGTGACGAGGACGCCTACCGTGAAGCCGTCGATCACCTCGACGGCAGCCGGGTGGCGATCTACCGGGCCAGGGCGCACCTGCTGTACGGGGAGTGGCTGCGGCGGCAGGGACGGCGGCGCGATGCCCGCGAACGCCTGCGCACGGCGCACGAGCTGCTGTCCGACCTCGGCGCCGAGGCGTTCGCCGACCGTGCGGCCGGAGAGCTGCGGGCCACGGGCGAGCATGCCAGGAGCCGTTCGTCTCAGGCGTCGGACCAGCTGACGCTGCAGGAGGTGCACATCGCCCGTCTGGTCGCCGACGGCGGCAGCTCCAAGGAGGTGGCCGCCAAGCTCTTCCTCAGCCCCCGCACGGTCGACGCGCACCTGCGCAACATCTTCAGGAAGCTCGGTCTCACCTCACGCAGGCAGCTCAGGGACCTCCCCGACATCCGCTAG